Proteins encoded in a region of the Parcubacteria group bacterium genome:
- a CDS encoding arginine--tRNA ligase: MKELIKTYLNDIIRKIAPEFRGEVLVKVTENREHGDYSSNVAFLLAKILSAQKGRDLASGGKKSPQIIAEELVKKLNSQKISAFTPSYAKAVAGKKVSADKKEFSKIDAVNGFINFFLSPECLRHQLKEVLKEKNKYGNSDVGKNYKVQVEFISANPTGPLTMANGRGGFYGDVLANILETQGYNITREFYINDRGGQILALGRSIKLAQGENLSLEKTELENLYKGDYINDLAKQIDKNFSIEEAGQASVDLILNTHIKPVIKKLGINFDVWFSEKSLYKGGQYEKVMEDLMRKDLIYEKDGATWMKTSELGDTEDRVLIKSNGDETYFMSDILYHLNKFEVRKFNKAINIWGADHHGDIPRLMGALKALGINSERLKIVLIQFVRLVSGGKKAKVSKRAGIFVTLDELVGEIGLDAVRFFFLMYSSDTHMDFDLSLAKERSQKNPIYYVQYAYARLSSILRKAKVSNLRKAKVSKAEVLSSEFSALKTNAEFDLIRKLTEFPEVLSDIAINYEVHRLPRYALELAREFHNFYEKERVITEDKKLTSARLALVTATKIVLGNALNLMGIKAPDKM, encoded by the coding sequence ATGAAAGAGCTTATAAAAACCTATCTAAACGACATTATTCGAAAAATCGCTCCGGAGTTTAGGGGAGAGGTTTTAGTTAAAGTTACCGAGAATAGAGAACATGGCGACTATTCGTCAAACGTCGCTTTTTTGCTTGCCAAAATTTTATCCGCCCAAAAGGGGCGAGATCTCGCCTCAGGCGGAAAAAAATCACCGCAAATAATTGCCGAAGAATTAGTTAAAAAGTTAAATAGCCAAAAAATATCCGCCTTCACTCCCTCCTACGCTAAAGCTGTGGCGGGCAAGAAAGTTTCGGCGGACAAGAAAGAATTTTCAAAAATTGATGCCGTGAACGGTTTTATTAATTTTTTTCTGTCGCCCGAATGTCTCCGTCATCAACTTAAGGAAGTTCTGAAAGAAAAAAATAAATACGGAAATTCTGATGTCGGTAAAAATTACAAAGTTCAAGTTGAATTTATTTCTGCCAATCCCACCGGGCCCTTAACAATGGCTAATGGCCGAGGAGGGTTTTATGGTGATGTGCTGGCTAATATTTTGGAAACACAAGGGTATAACATTACTCGCGAGTTTTATATAAATGATAGGGGTGGCCAAATTCTTGCTCTTGGAAGATCAATCAAGCTAGCGCAGGGCGAGAATTTGAGTTTAGAAAAAACCGAATTAGAAAATTTATATAAAGGAGATTATATTAACGACTTGGCAAAACAGATAGACAAAAATTTTAGCATTGAAGAAGCCGGGCAGGCATCGGTTGATTTAATTTTAAATACGCATATAAAGCCGGTTATAAAAAAGCTCGGAATAAATTTTGATGTTTGGTTTTCTGAAAAGTCCCTTTATAAGGGGGGACAGTATGAAAAAGTAATGGAAGATTTAATGCGCAAAGATTTAATTTATGAAAAAGATGGCGCCACTTGGATGAAAACGTCGGAATTAGGCGATACCGAAGACCGGGTTTTGATAAAAAGTAATGGCGACGAAACATACTTTATGTCTGACATTCTTTATCATTTAAATAAATTTGAAGTAAGAAAATTTAATAAAGCGATAAATATCTGGGGAGCCGACCATCATGGAGACATTCCGCGCTTGATGGGGGCTTTAAAAGCATTGGGGATTAATTCGGAGCGCTTAAAAATAGTGCTGATTCAGTTTGTCCGCCTCGTTTCCGGCGGTAAAAAAGCAAAGGTTTCAAAGCGAGCCGGAATTTTTGTTACTTTAGACGAGCTGGTTGGTGAGATTGGGCTTGATGCCGTGAGATTTTTCTTTTTGATGTATTCATCCGATACTCACATGGATTTTGATTTATCGCTAGCCAAAGAACGTTCGCAAAAAAATCCGATTTATTATGTGCAGTACGCGTACGCGCGGCTTTCCTCAATTTTGCGCAAAGCAAAGGTCTCTAATTTGCGCAAAGCAAAGGTCTCTAAAGCCGAGGTCTTAAGCTCTGAATTTAGTGCATTAAAAACAAATGCCGAATTTGATTTAATTAGGAAACTCACCGAGTTTCCCGAGGTTTTAAGTGATATCGCGATAAATTACGAAGTCCATCGCTTGCCGCGCTATGCTCTGGAACTGGCGCGGGAGTTCCACAATTTCTATGAAAAAGAAAGAGTGATTACAGAAGACAAAAAGTTAACCTCCGCGCGATTGGCTTTGGTTACGGCAACTAAAATCGTTTTAGGAAACGCTTTGAACTTGATGGGGATAAAAGCTCCTGATAAGATGTAA
- the smpB gene encoding SsrA-binding protein SmpB produces the protein MAIFSENRKAHFDYEILEIFEAGLVLSGAEVKSIKGGRMNLAGSYVNFHNGEPYLIGASIAPYQPKNQPSDYDPSRSRKLLLNKKEVDYISGKTKQKSLTLVPLKVYNKGRRIKLEFGLVRGKKQYDKRDAISRREIEREIDRKIKQEHGSDGLR, from the coding sequence ATGGCAATATTCTCCGAAAACCGAAAGGCTCACTTTGATTACGAAATCCTAGAAATTTTTGAGGCAGGCTTAGTGTTGTCTGGCGCCGAGGTTAAGTCAATAAAAGGAGGGCGCATGAACTTAGCCGGCTCTTACGTTAACTTCCATAATGGCGAACCCTATCTAATCGGCGCTTCAATCGCTCCTTATCAGCCAAAGAACCAGCCATCCGACTACGACCCGTCTCGCTCAAGAAAATTGCTTTTGAATAAAAAAGAAGTTGACTATATTTCCGGTAAAACAAAACAAAAAAGCTTGACTTTAGTGCCTTTAAAGGTATATAATAAAGGCCGCCGAATTAAACTGGAATTTGGTTTGGTCAGGGGTAAAAAGCAGTATGACAAACGCGATGCTATAAGCCGACGAGAAATAGAGAGAGAAATCGACAGAAAAATTAAACAAGAGCATGGGAGTGACGGGCTTCGATAG